A genomic segment from Sphingopyxis sp. DBS4 encodes:
- a CDS encoding Rrf2 family transcriptional regulator encodes MRLSLHSDYALRILMALSASGRQMSVDEIAGQYGISRNHLAKVAQRLQALGYVSAQRGRGGGLTLARAADTVIVGTVVREFENLEGLVECMAPATSTCPVCGGCGLQGALGGALAAFLAHLDGYRLTDLVPQPGRFRELLGVP; translated from the coding sequence ATGCGATTGAGCCTGCACAGCGATTATGCCCTGCGCATCCTGATGGCGCTGTCGGCGAGCGGCCGGCAGATGTCGGTCGACGAGATCGCGGGCCAATACGGCATTTCGCGCAACCACCTCGCCAAGGTCGCGCAGCGGCTGCAGGCGCTTGGCTACGTCAGCGCGCAGCGCGGGCGCGGCGGCGGGCTGACGCTGGCGCGCGCGGCCGATACGGTGATCGTCGGCACGGTGGTGCGCGAGTTCGAGAATCTGGAGGGGCTGGTCGAGTGCATGGCCCCCGCGACCTCGACCTGCCCGGTGTGCGGCGGCTGCGGCCTGCAAGGCGCGCTCGGCGGCGCGCTCGCGGCCTTTCTGGCGCATCTCGACGGCTATCGGCTCACCGATCTGGTGCCGCAGCCGGGGCGATTTCGCGAACTGCTCGGGGTTCCCTGA
- a CDS encoding group III truncated hemoglobin yields MTPRTVQAHPHAIAAREERRAEARAMGIDEAFIAELVDRFYASVREDAMLGPIFDARIDDWPRHLGQMNRFWQSILLSAGNFTGNPMMKHLAIPTIGQEHFQQWLRLFYQTLHAIAPTPEAIPHVGAKARMIAESLLTGIWVHRDREDPLAKKVELPDV; encoded by the coding sequence ATGACGCCGAGAACGGTCCAGGCCCATCCCCACGCCATCGCCGCCCGCGAGGAACGACGGGCCGAGGCGCGCGCCATGGGCATCGACGAAGCCTTCATCGCCGAACTGGTCGATCGCTTCTATGCCTCGGTGCGCGAGGATGCGATGCTCGGCCCGATCTTCGACGCGCGCATCGACGACTGGCCCAGGCATCTCGGCCAGATGAACCGCTTTTGGCAGTCGATCCTGCTCAGCGCCGGCAATTTCACCGGCAATCCGATGATGAAGCATCTGGCGATCCCGACGATCGGGCAGGAGCATTTCCAGCAATGGCTGCGGCTCTTCTACCAGACGCTGCACGCCATCGCGCCGACCCCCGAGGCCATCCCTCATGTCGGCGCCAAGGCGCGGATGATCGCCGAGAGCCTGCTCACCGGCATCTGGGTTCACCGCGACCGCGAGGATCCTCTTGCGAAGAAAGTGGAGTTGCCCGATGTCTGA
- a CDS encoding wax ester/triacylglycerol synthase family O-acyltransferase — protein MRLMPVSDAMFLWGESREMPMHIGGINLYTLPDDVDETEWLNEQLALLRQPEGLRRPFSEVLKLTPLGQYGPIRLEPDRDIDMHYHVRAAALPKPGRYREMFELASRLHSGLLDRTRPLWEITLISGLPNRQIATFKKVHHALMDGAASIHFYNSMLTPDPKERRACSPLSVEAYEAYKRKFPTPKKPSLPNLTDIKAIGDFLKEQWGNSVGVTKALNQYLAAMFGIGGDGLVTPFAGVPRTSFNRNITGARRFVAQSWSLERVRALGKAYDGTINDAVLGMCAGAMRKYLQSLNELPDKPLKAMAPVSIRPKDDIDSGNSVASVTANLATHIDDPAERMAAIQESMNSAKAQLRAMTASQIQLYTAITSFPMMLTALTRTADKFPAYSATISNVPGPREQMYWNGARLDGMYPASIPVDGMAMNITQVSNFKNIDFGITACRRSVPHAQRMIDYLEEALVELEQASGIKKGK, from the coding sequence ATGCGGCTGATGCCGGTGAGCGATGCGATGTTCCTCTGGGGCGAGAGCCGCGAGATGCCGATGCATATCGGCGGTATCAACCTCTACACGCTGCCCGACGATGTCGACGAAACCGAATGGCTGAACGAACAACTTGCCCTGCTCCGGCAACCGGAAGGCCTGAGGCGACCATTCAGCGAGGTGCTGAAGCTCACCCCGCTCGGCCAGTACGGCCCGATCCGGCTCGAGCCCGATCGCGACATCGACATGCATTACCACGTCCGCGCCGCCGCGCTGCCGAAGCCGGGGCGCTATCGCGAGATGTTCGAACTCGCCTCGCGGCTCCATTCGGGGCTGCTCGACCGCACCCGGCCCCTTTGGGAAATCACCTTGATCTCGGGTCTGCCGAACCGGCAGATCGCGACCTTCAAGAAGGTCCACCACGCGCTGATGGACGGCGCGGCGAGCATCCATTTCTACAATTCGATGCTGACGCCCGATCCCAAGGAACGGCGCGCCTGTTCGCCGCTGTCGGTCGAAGCCTATGAGGCGTACAAGCGCAAGTTCCCGACCCCGAAGAAGCCGTCGCTCCCGAATCTCACCGACATCAAGGCGATCGGCGATTTCCTGAAGGAGCAATGGGGCAACAGCGTCGGGGTGACGAAGGCGCTCAACCAGTATCTCGCGGCGATGTTCGGGATAGGCGGCGACGGGCTGGTCACCCCCTTCGCCGGAGTGCCGCGCACCAGCTTCAACCGCAACATCACCGGCGCGCGCCGCTTCGTCGCGCAAAGCTGGTCGCTCGAGCGCGTCCGCGCGCTGGGCAAGGCCTATGACGGGACGATCAACGATGCGGTGCTCGGCATGTGCGCGGGGGCGATGCGCAAATATCTGCAATCGCTCAACGAACTGCCCGACAAGCCGCTGAAGGCGATGGCGCCGGTGTCGATCCGCCCCAAGGACGACATCGATTCGGGCAATTCGGTCGCCTCGGTCACCGCCAATCTCGCAACCCACATCGACGACCCCGCCGAGCGGATGGCGGCGATCCAGGAATCGATGAACTCGGCGAAGGCACAGCTCCGCGCGATGACCGCGTCGCAGATCCAGCTCTATACCGCGATCACCAGCTTCCCGATGATGCTGACCGCACTCACCCGCACCGCCGACAAATTCCCCGCCTATTCGGCGACGATCTCGAACGTGCCTGGCCCGCGCGAGCAGATGTACTGGAACGGCGCGCGGCTCGACGGCATGTATCCCGCGAGCATCCCGGTCGACGGCATGGCGATGAACATCACGCAGGTGTCGAATTTCAAGAACATCGACTTCGGCATCACCGCATGCCGCCGCAGCGTCCCCCATGCGCAGCGAATGATCGACTATCTGGAGGAAGCGCTGGTGGAGCTGGAGCAAGCGTCGGGGATCAAGAAGGGGAAGTAG
- a CDS encoding DUF6491 family protein: MQQKLALSLAAALLSLSANAAADEPATAAQPLGVETGISFPSNATIRNFQADGDDGVWIQDSRRNWYYAKFFGPCHNIDFAQAIGVDTRGAARLDRFATFLVRGERCTLSSFVTSAAPPTKAERKAAEQAAKAAKSN, encoded by the coding sequence ATGCAACAGAAACTCGCACTCTCCCTGGCCGCCGCCCTGCTTTCCCTTTCGGCAAATGCGGCGGCCGACGAGCCCGCTACGGCGGCGCAGCCGCTCGGCGTCGAAACCGGGATCAGTTTCCCTAGCAATGCGACGATCCGCAATTTCCAGGCCGACGGCGACGACGGTGTCTGGATACAGGACAGCCGCCGCAACTGGTATTATGCGAAATTCTTCGGCCCCTGCCACAATATCGATTTCGCGCAGGCGATTGGCGTCGACACGCGCGGAGCGGCGCGGCTGGACAGGTTCGCGACCTTTCTCGTGCGCGGCGAGCGTTGCACGCTATCCTCTTTCGTGACCTCGGCGGCGCCGCCGACCAAGGCGGAACGGAAGGCAGCCGAGCAAGCCGCGAAGGCCGCCAAGTCGAATTGA
- a CDS encoding DUF1971 domain-containing protein, producing the protein MTMPIAERGPPLPSGARAYRRIGPFGADAIPAGLLRRHDLKDGAWGLLSVLAGSIHFHWDDDQGGTRLLKSGDTMLIPPQVPHHLERQGSVTIEIAFCTP; encoded by the coding sequence ATGACCATGCCGATCGCCGAGCGCGGGCCGCCGCTTCCCTCCGGCGCCCGCGCTTACCGGCGGATCGGTCCGTTCGGCGCCGACGCGATTCCCGCCGGGTTGCTGCGCCGGCACGATCTCAAGGACGGCGCCTGGGGTCTGCTATCGGTCCTCGCCGGATCGATCCACTTTCATTGGGACGACGATCAAGGCGGCACACGCCTGCTGAAATCGGGCGACACGATGCTGATTCCGCCGCAAGTTCCGCATCATCTGGAGCGACAGGGATCGGTAACGATCGAGATTGCCTTCTGCACGCCCTGA
- a CDS encoding GNAT family N-acetyltransferase codes for MRDALYVELADDDLHLVKLAEAHREALGAACAADADIWPIYSSSFDPEHFDAAFDTLLGNPVRMPYAVFAGGRLVGMTAWLRPDWSAQTVEIGGSYIHPDVRGTGLNGRLKRLMIGHAFAAGIRRIEFRIDERNKRSQAAVAKLGAVREGVLRSERVTWTGFVRDTGLWSLLADEWR; via the coding sequence ATGCGTGACGCGCTGTATGTCGAGCTTGCGGACGACGACCTCCACCTTGTCAAGCTCGCCGAGGCGCATCGCGAGGCGCTGGGCGCGGCGTGCGCGGCCGATGCCGACATCTGGCCGATCTATTCGTCGAGCTTCGATCCCGAGCATTTCGACGCCGCCTTCGATACGCTGCTCGGCAATCCGGTGCGTATGCCCTATGCGGTGTTCGCGGGCGGCCGGCTCGTCGGCATGACCGCGTGGCTCCGTCCCGACTGGTCGGCGCAAACGGTCGAGATCGGCGGCAGCTATATCCATCCCGACGTTCGCGGCACCGGGCTCAACGGCCGCTTGAAGCGACTGATGATCGGCCACGCCTTTGCCGCCGGCATCCGCCGCATCGAATTCCGCATCGACGAGCGCAACAAGCGCAGCCAGGCGGCGGTGGCAAAGCTCGGTGCCGTCCGCGAAGGCGTGCTGCGATCCGAGCGGGTGACCTGGACGGGCTTCGTGCGCGATACCGGGCTCTGGTCGCTGCTGGCAGACGAGTGGCGTTAA
- a CDS encoding thymidine kinase, which produces MAKLYFYYASMNAGKSTTLLQADFNYRERGMETMLWTAALDDRYGAGQITSRIGLLAEAHKFDPDSDLWAAVRAENAERPLACVLVDEAQFLSREQVLALARLADEANIPVLCYGLRTDFAANLFPGSAALLGLADALVELKAVCECGRKATMNLRVDAHGRAVVEGAQTEIGGNDRYVAMCRRHFMEKRRIAAEVLADA; this is translated from the coding sequence ATGGCCAAGCTCTATTTCTATTATGCCAGCATGAACGCGGGCAAGTCGACGACGCTGTTGCAGGCGGATTTCAACTATCGCGAGCGCGGCATGGAGACGATGCTGTGGACCGCGGCGCTCGACGATCGTTACGGGGCCGGGCAGATCACCAGCCGCATCGGCCTGCTCGCCGAAGCGCATAAGTTCGACCCCGACAGCGACCTGTGGGCGGCGGTGCGGGCCGAGAATGCGGAGCGCCCGCTCGCCTGCGTGCTCGTCGACGAGGCGCAATTCCTGTCGCGCGAACAGGTGCTCGCGCTCGCGCGGCTCGCCGACGAGGCGAATATTCCCGTGCTTTGCTATGGCCTGCGCACCGATTTCGCCGCGAACCTGTTTCCCGGCTCGGCGGCGCTGCTCGGCCTTGCCGATGCGCTCGTCGAACTCAAGGCGGTGTGCGAGTGCGGGCGCAAGGCGACGATGAACCTGCGCGTCGACGCGCACGGCCGCGCGGTGGTCGAGGGCGCGCAGACCGAGATCGGCGGCAACGACCGCTATGTCGCGATGTGCCGGCGCCATTTCATGGAAAAGCGGCGCATTGCGGCGGAGGTGCTCGCCGATGCGTGA
- the truB gene encoding tRNA pseudouridine(55) synthase TruB, translated as MNGWIILDKPVGLGSTQAVGAVKRVCREAGLGKVKVGHGGTLDPLASGVLPIALGEATKLCGRMLDASKTYDFTVAFGMETAGLDAEGDVVATSDVRPTLADIEAVLPRFTGPIEQIPPAYSAIKVDGQRAYDRARAGEEVEMKARRVTIHTLAILPGTGRGTAEGGGGAGEGSRFADTRCKPSVPLYHASHGPPPRAGEELDAITLTAHVSKGTYIRSLARDIARAVGTVGHVTMLHRTKAGPFDLSQAISLDKLNAFGQGAAQSDVILPLEAGLVDIPALNLSPEAAGAIRQGRVWTGVSTHDGLYWGRDADNRPVALIEALAGTLKVVRGFNL; from the coding sequence ATGAACGGCTGGATCATCCTCGACAAGCCCGTGGGGCTCGGCTCGACCCAGGCGGTCGGCGCGGTGAAGCGCGTCTGCCGCGAGGCGGGTCTCGGCAAGGTCAAGGTCGGCCACGGCGGAACGCTCGACCCGCTTGCTTCGGGGGTGTTGCCAATCGCGCTGGGGGAGGCGACCAAGCTCTGCGGCCGGATGCTCGATGCCAGCAAGACCTATGATTTCACCGTGGCGTTCGGGATGGAAACCGCCGGGCTGGACGCGGAGGGCGACGTCGTCGCCACGAGCGACGTGCGGCCGACGCTGGCGGACATCGAGGCGGTGCTGCCGCGCTTCACCGGCCCGATCGAACAGATTCCGCCCGCTTATTCGGCGATCAAGGTCGACGGGCAGCGGGCCTATGATCGCGCGCGCGCGGGCGAAGAGGTCGAGATGAAGGCGCGGAGGGTGACGATACACACGCTCGCGATCCTCCCCGGCACGGGGAGGGGGACCGCCGAAGGTGGTGGAGGGGCAGGCGAGGGTTCGCGCTTCGCCGATACGCGGTGCAAACCGTCCGTGCCCCTCTACCATGCTTCGCATGGTCCCCCTCCCCGTGCCGGGGAGGAACTGGATGCCATCACCCTCACCGCCCATGTCTCGAAGGGCACCTATATTCGCAGCCTCGCCCGCGACATTGCGCGTGCGGTCGGCACCGTCGGCCATGTCACCATGCTCCACCGTACCAAAGCGGGGCCGTTCGACCTGTCCCAAGCGATTTCGCTGGACAAATTGAACGCTTTCGGTCAAGGGGCCGCGCAATCAGATGTCATTCTGCCGCTCGAGGCGGGGCTGGTCGACATCCCGGCTCTGAACCTTTCCCCGGAAGCGGCAGGGGCGATCCGTCAGGGTCGCGTCTGGACCGGGGTAAGCACGCACGACGGGCTCTATTGGGGACGCGATGCCGACAATCGGCCCGTCGCCCTGATCGAGGCTTTGGCGGGAACGCTGAAGGTCGTGCGGGGCTTCA